In Juglans microcarpa x Juglans regia isolate MS1-56 chromosome 7D, Jm3101_v1.0, whole genome shotgun sequence, the following are encoded in one genomic region:
- the LOC121239095 gene encoding 18.1 kDa class I heat shock protein-like: MSPIRVFIIGGRRSNIFDPFTLKFWDSYGDFSLRSSLTSVRFPACCSETSAFANVRIDWKETPEAHLLKADLPGLKKEEVKVEVEDGRVLQISGERNSENEDKNDAWHRLERSSGKFLRSLRMPKNAKMNQIKAAMENGVLTVTIPKEEVKKPDVRDVEISD; encoded by the coding sequence ATGTCGCCGATTCGAGTATTTATAATTGGGGGCCGACGAAGCAATATCTTCGATCCTTTCACCCTCAAATTTTGGGACTCTTACGGAGACTTTTCTCTTCGTTCTTCACTAACTTCTGTCCGTTTTCCGGCGTGTTGTTCGGAAACGTCAGCTTTTGCCAACGTCCGAATCGACTGGAAGGAGACACCAGAAGCCCACTTACTCAAAGCGGATCTTCCGGGGCTGAAGAAAGAGGAAGTGAAGGTTGAAGTTGAAGACGGAAGAGTGCTTCAGATAAGCGGAGAGAGGAATTCGGAGAATGAAGACAAGAACGACGCATGGCATAGGCTGGAGCGCAGCAGTGGCAAGTTTTTGAGGAGTCTCAGGATGCCGAAGAATGCAAAGATGAATCAGATTAAAGCCGCAATGGAGAATGGAGTTCTCACCGTAACGATTCCTaaagaagaagtgaagaagCCTGATGTCAGGGATGTTGAGATTTCTGA
- the LOC121239098 gene encoding 18.1 kDa class I heat shock protein, producing MSLIPSLFCGRQSNAFAPFSLEIWDPFKDFPLSSSSLSGSQFARENSAFVNSRVDWKETPEAHVFKADLPGLKKEEVKVEVEDDRVLRISGERNVEKEDKNDTWHRVERSSGKFLRRFRLPENAKMDEIKAAMENGVLTVTVPKAELKKPDVKAIEISS from the coding sequence ATGTCGTTGATTCCAAGTTTATTTTGTGGCAGACAAAGCAATGCCTTCGCTCCATTCTCGCTCGAAATATGGGATCCCTTTAAGGATTTTCCACTCTCATCTTCATCTCTTTCAGGATCTCAGTTTGCGAGAGAGAATTCTGCTTTCGTCAATTCTCGTGTGGATTGGAAGGAGACCCCAGAAGCCCACGTGTTCAAGGCGGATCTCCCTGGGCTCAAGAAGGAGGAAGTGAAGGTTGAAGTTGAAGACGACAGAGTGCTTCGGATAAGCGGGGAGAGGAATGTGGAGAAGGAAGACAAGAACGACACCTGGCATAGGGTGGAGCGCAGCAGTGGCAAGTTCTTGAGGAGGTTCAGGCTGCCAGAGAACGCAAAGATGGATGAGATTAAGGCTGCCATGGAAAATGGGGTTCTCACTGTTACTGTTCCCAAAGCGGAGTTGAAGAAACCAGACGTCAAGGCCATTGAAATTTCCAGTTGA